A region from the Nostoc sp. HK-01 genome encodes:
- a CDS encoding NAD dependent epimerase/dehydratase protein, with protein MDLQGKRLLVIGGAGLIGSHTVDQLLKEDVAEIRIYDNFTRGRQENLTEAFKDPRVNVFPLGGELLHRDILDQAMKGIDGVFHFAALWLLHCYDYPRSAFEVNIGGTFNVLEACINNGVQKLVYSSSASVYGDAIEEPMREDHPYNNTTFYGATKIAGEHMCRSLYHRYKGTEKHFDYVGLRYMNVYGPRQDYQGTYIAVIMKILDRLDKGLPPVVYGDGSQAYDFIYVGDCARANVCAMKSTATDAFYNVGTGIKTTIKELAELILEVTGSDLKIQYEPGGQTFVTNRVGCPKKAAAEIDFEAKLQLKEGLAKLIEWRNSHKEEVASRRRAVGIAD; from the coding sequence AAGAAGATGTCGCAGAAATCCGCATTTACGATAACTTCACTCGCGGCAGACAAGAAAATTTAACTGAAGCTTTTAAAGACCCACGAGTAAATGTTTTTCCTTTAGGTGGTGAACTACTCCATCGAGATATTTTAGATCAGGCAATGAAAGGCATTGATGGAGTTTTTCATTTTGCCGCCCTGTGGTTATTACACTGCTACGATTATCCCCGTTCTGCCTTTGAAGTGAATATTGGCGGTACGTTTAATGTCTTAGAAGCTTGTATTAATAATGGAGTACAAAAGCTAGTTTATTCTTCCTCGGCTTCTGTGTATGGTGATGCTATTGAAGAACCGATGCGAGAAGATCATCCATATAACAATACCACTTTCTACGGTGCAACAAAAATCGCAGGCGAACACATGTGTCGTTCTCTGTATCATCGCTACAAAGGTACAGAAAAACACTTTGATTATGTTGGACTGCGTTATATGAATGTTTACGGGCCACGCCAAGATTATCAGGGTACCTATATTGCCGTAATTATGAAAATCTTGGACAGACTCGATAAAGGATTACCCCCAGTAGTTTATGGTGATGGCTCACAAGCTTACGATTTTATCTATGTAGGGGATTGTGCTAGAGCTAACGTTTGTGCGATGAAATCAACCGCTACAGATGCTTTTTATAATGTTGGTACTGGCATTAAAACCACTATTAAAGAGTTAGCAGAATTAATTTTAGAAGTTACTGGATCTGACTTAAAGATTCAATATGAGCCAGGTGGTCAAACCTTTGTGACCAACCGTGTCGGTTGTCCTAAAAAAGCTGCTGCGGAAATTGATTTTGAAGCCAAATTACAACTCAAAGAAGGACTAGCGAAACTTATTGAATGGCGCAATAGTCACAAAGAAGAAGTCGCTAGTCGCCGCCGTGCAGTAGGAATAGCTGATTAA